In the genome of Candidatus Cloacimonas sp., the window AAACCACCTTCGGGATGAGTCCATTTCATTTCGGCAGGCATATATTTTTCCAAGGATTCCAGCATCCCTTTTTGTTTAACGGAATACATTTTCTTAATTTCGTTAATTTTGGGATCCAAATAACCCTTTTCCATATAGCGGGCAGCAATTCTTTGCGTGAAGGGGGGTGTACAAAGATCAGTCGCTTGTTTGCCAACCACGATTTTATCCAAAATATCGGGATGACCAACTACCCAGCCAATTCTGAAACCGGGGCAGAAGATTTTACTAAAAGTTCCCAAAATAACTACTTGTCCGGTTCCGTCCAATTCATACAGGGTTTTTTGAGATTCGCCTTCATAGCGAAGTTCGCGATAAGGGCTATCTTCCAGGATCAGAACATCATATTTATGAGCCAGTTCCAGAATGTCTTTCCGACGGCGTTCGCTCATTGTTATTCCAGCCGGATTTTGGAAATCTGGGATTAAATAGATAAATTTGGGTTTTTTACCTTTAGCGGCAAGGTCTTTTAATGCTTGTTCCATAAGGTTTGGATCTTCACCTTCATCATCCATTGGAATGCCAATCATATTAGCTCCATAAGAACCAAAAGCTTGTAGGGCTCCCAAATAGGAAGGTAAACCAGCGATTACATAATCGCCTGGGTCAATGAACATTTTGGAAATCAGGTCCAATGCTTGTTGGGAAGCGGTAGTAATGATGATATTATCTTTAGTTACATCTATGCCATTGGCTTTATAACGGTTTGCCAACATAGTGCGTAATAAATCATCACCTTCGGTTGTTCCATATTGAAGAGCAAAAGCCGCTTCGTTATCCATAACTTCAGCCATAATACTTTTCAGCTCTGCGACCGGAAAAGTAAGGGGGCTGGGAAAACCACCTGAAAATGATATCAAGCCGGGTTGCCCAAGAAACTTCAATAATTCACGGATAGCAGAGCGTTTCATACCCTTGATGTTAGTCGAAAGGATG includes:
- a CDS encoding PLP-dependent aminotransferase family protein → MITDLQNILSTNIKGMKRSAIRELLKFLGQPGLISFSGGFPSPLTFPVAELKSIMAEVMDNEAAFALQYGTTEGDDLLRTMLANRYKANGIDVTKDNIIITTASQQALDLISKMFIDPGDYVIAGLPSYLGALQAFGSYGANMIGIPMDDEGEDPNLMEQALKDLAAKGKKPKFIYLIPDFQNPAGITMSERRRKDILELAHKYDVLILEDSPYRELRYEGESQKTLYELDGTGQVVILGTFSKIFCPGFRIGWVVGHPDILDKIVVGKQATDLCTPPFTQRIAARYMEKGYLDPKINEIKKMYSVKQKGMLESLEKYMPAEMKWTHPEGGLFLMVTGPEDLDTNALLMECIKEANVAYVAGNSFFCNGKGYNTMRLNFSYETIETNIEGCKRLGNFFKNVLAK